A stretch of the Bacteroidia bacterium genome encodes the following:
- the rbfA gene encoding 30S ribosome-binding factor RbfA: MDSVRQQKVARLLQKELGEIFRRDAALYLPGALISVTEVRVSADLSVAKVFLSLFPVKEKEKAIAGLRARAPELRRSLAGRVRDQLRVVPELIFLIDDSFDQAARIDELLKK, encoded by the coding sequence GTGGATTCAGTACGACAACAAAAAGTAGCCAGGCTACTACAGAAGGAGCTCGGAGAGATCTTCCGGCGCGATGCCGCACTCTACCTTCCCGGCGCCCTGATTAGCGTAACAGAAGTGCGTGTGAGTGCCGATCTATCAGTAGCAAAGGTCTTTCTGAGTCTTTTTCCGGTGAAGGAAAAAGAAAAGGCCATTGCCGGCTTACGCGCCCGTGCGCCGGAGTTGCGCCGGTCGCTGGCCGGTAGGGTACGCGACCAGCTGAGGGTAGTTCCGGAGCTTATCTTTCTCATCGATGATTCCTTTGATCAGGCAGCACGCATTGATGAACTGCTGAAGAAATAA
- a CDS encoding T9SS type A sorting domain-containing protein yields MKKVLLSCLSLCSFAAFSQVTLVQWDLANIGFAIRQAHDTMPVVTPGPSGASQTWNFTNLNSHTVDTLTFTNPNWLPNSSSFPTSNLAVIFGSSGMYAFARNTSSDFKILGQYGDFGLGPMIIDMNPDEQIMSWPSTFNTTFNNTSGMDVRMPFPNPPMDSARLQSVKVKTSLVDGWGTVTTPLVANLPCLRVREMNITYDTISIHLSFPPVWQVFQTNIDTSYNYSWWTPNTNNAYGFPVVEISTDSAGNVTDASWLQAAPTQSGISEQELTPIPNYPNPASQSITFLTKGLDVKTIRIMDVSGNLIREIQVQGSQVSLNVESFAAGTYFYVAVDGSNTMKKAGKFSIVK; encoded by the coding sequence ATGAAAAAAGTTCTACTCAGTTGTCTTTCCCTTTGTTCTTTCGCGGCCTTTTCGCAGGTTACACTGGTACAATGGGATCTTGCCAACATCGGATTTGCGATTCGCCAGGCGCATGATACCATGCCCGTGGTGACTCCCGGCCCATCCGGCGCAAGCCAAACCTGGAATTTCACCAACCTGAACTCGCATACGGTGGATACTCTGACGTTTACCAATCCCAACTGGTTACCGAATTCCTCCAGTTTTCCCACCTCCAACCTGGCCGTAATTTTCGGCAGTTCCGGAATGTATGCCTTCGCACGCAATACTTCATCAGATTTTAAAATCCTTGGTCAGTATGGCGATTTTGGCCTCGGCCCAATGATCATTGATATGAATCCGGATGAACAAATCATGTCGTGGCCCAGCACCTTCAATACCACATTTAATAACACTTCCGGTATGGATGTGCGGATGCCGTTTCCAAATCCTCCAATGGATTCTGCACGGCTTCAGAGTGTTAAGGTGAAGACGTCATTGGTTGACGGATGGGGAACAGTAACCACTCCGCTGGTCGCTAACTTGCCCTGCCTGCGCGTTCGCGAAATGAACATCACGTATGATACAATTTCCATACACCTGTCCTTCCCTCCGGTATGGCAGGTGTTTCAAACCAATATTGATACTTCCTACAACTACAGCTGGTGGACACCGAACACAAATAATGCTTACGGATTCCCTGTGGTGGAGATCTCCACGGACTCGGCTGGTAACGTAACAGATGCCAGTTGGTTGCAGGCTGCTCCCACTCAGAGCGGGATCAGCGAGCAGGAGCTGACCCCTATTCCCAATTATCCGAACCCGGCTTCCCAGTCTATTACATTCCTGACAAAGGGGCTGGATGTGAAAACGATCCGGATTATGGATGTTTCCGGTAACCTTATCCGGGAAATTCAGGTTCAGGGTTCACAGGTTTCCTTGAATGTGGAATCTTTCGCTGCCGGAACCTACTTCTATGTGGCAGTGGATGGAAGCAACACCATGAAAAAAGCAGGCAAGTTCAGCATTGTTAAATAA
- a CDS encoding ABC transporter ATP-binding protein → MKYIVRVFSFVRNYKKYAALNILFNILFAVFSLFSLTLLKPFLDVLFYANEEQYRTILEKGDPGFSLSASGVVDAFNYHITRLVTEEGKLQALIFICVFVLVMIFFKNLCRYMAMFYLAPIRNGVVKDLRNEVFSKILVLPLSFFSNERKGDIMSRMNNDVKEVEWSVMNSLEMLFREPINIAFFLIWLIWISPWLTLFAFVLLPLMGILIGRVSKTLRRTTAREKEMAGTLLSVIEETLSGLRIIKAFNHEKKTDDQFQEYNRTYTQYMVSIYRRVDLAGPLSEFLGVLVLVLIMYFGGVLVLGTQPTLEASSFIAYIAVFSQLIGPAKSLTTAYFNIQKGVASLERIRKITEADVTIRDPEKPLNLNSFEKEVQYRNVSFSYTRGDSGYVLHNVNLTIPKGKTVALVGQSGSGKSTLADMLPRFYDPGEGQGSVIIDGMDLRDCRLRDIRKLMGIVTQESILFNDTVFNNIAFGMEGVSQEQVQKAAEIANAHEFISRMPEGYNTNIGDRGSKLSGGQRQRISIARAVLKNPPILILDEATSALDTESERLVQDALGKLMRNRTTLVIAHRLSTIQHADEIVVLEKGEIRERGTHQELLGKNGIYRRLYDMQSFV, encoded by the coding sequence ATGAAGTACATCGTTCGCGTATTTTCTTTCGTCAGGAATTATAAAAAGTACGCAGCACTGAACATTCTGTTTAATATTTTATTTGCCGTATTCTCACTTTTTTCCCTGACGCTGCTGAAGCCTTTCCTGGATGTACTCTTTTACGCCAACGAGGAGCAATACCGGACTATTCTTGAAAAGGGAGATCCCGGATTCAGCCTTTCTGCCTCAGGTGTTGTGGATGCCTTTAATTACCATATCACGCGTCTGGTAACGGAAGAGGGCAAACTGCAGGCCCTGATTTTCATCTGTGTTTTTGTGCTGGTGATGATCTTTTTTAAAAACCTTTGCCGGTATATGGCCATGTTCTATCTCGCACCCATCCGGAACGGTGTTGTGAAAGACCTGCGTAATGAGGTTTTCTCGAAAATTCTTGTTCTGCCGCTTTCTTTTTTTTCCAATGAGCGCAAAGGCGACATCATGTCTCGGATGAATAATGATGTGAAAGAGGTGGAGTGGAGCGTGATGAATTCTCTGGAAATGCTTTTCCGCGAGCCGATCAATATTGCGTTTTTTCTGATTTGGCTGATATGGATAAGTCCGTGGCTGACGCTCTTTGCGTTTGTGCTCCTTCCGCTCATGGGCATTCTTATCGGCCGTGTATCAAAAACGCTTCGCAGAACCACGGCCAGAGAAAAGGAAATGGCCGGCACACTTCTTTCTGTTATTGAGGAAACACTTTCCGGACTGCGTATCATCAAAGCCTTCAACCATGAGAAAAAGACGGATGATCAGTTTCAGGAATACAACCGGACCTACACCCAGTACATGGTGAGTATCTACCGGCGGGTGGATCTGGCGGGTCCGCTGAGCGAATTTCTCGGCGTGCTGGTTCTTGTACTCATAATGTACTTCGGAGGCGTGCTGGTACTGGGAACTCAGCCAACGCTCGAGGCGTCCTCCTTCATCGCCTATATCGCTGTTTTTTCGCAACTCATTGGCCCTGCCAAGTCGTTGACCACTGCCTATTTCAATATTCAAAAAGGTGTAGCAAGCCTGGAACGTATCCGTAAAATCACGGAGGCGGATGTAACCATTCGGGACCCGGAAAAACCGCTGAATCTGAATTCCTTTGAGAAGGAGGTGCAGTACAGAAATGTTTCATTCTCTTACACTCGCGGCGACAGCGGGTATGTGCTTCATAATGTCAACCTGACAATTCCCAAAGGCAAAACGGTGGCACTGGTGGGACAATCTGGATCCGGGAAGAGCACACTGGCGGATATGCTTCCGCGTTTCTATGATCCGGGTGAAGGGCAGGGGAGCGTGATTATAGATGGCATGGATTTACGTGACTGCCGGCTGAGAGACATCCGGAAGCTGATGGGCATTGTAACGCAGGAAAGTATTTTGTTCAACGATACGGTGTTCAATAATATTGCATTCGGTATGGAAGGTGTAAGTCAGGAGCAGGTTCAGAAGGCGGCGGAGATTGCCAATGCGCACGAGTTCATCAGCCGCATGCCGGAAGGATATAATACCAATATTGGCGACCGTGGGAGCAAATTATCAGGCGGTCAAAGGCAACGGATCAGCATCGCGAGGGCAGTGCTGAAAAATCCTCCCATCCTGATCCTGGATGAAGCCACCTCCGCACTGGATACCGAATCGGAACGATTGGTACAGGATGCGCTGGGAAAATTAATGAGGAACCGGACCACGCTGGTGATCGCACACCGGCTCAGTACCATCCAGCATGCCGATGAGATTGTGGTGCTTGAAAAGGGCGAAATCAGAGAAAGAGGAACACACCAGGAGTTGCTCGGGAAGAATGGAATCTACCGCCGTTTGTACGATATGCAGAGTTTTGTCTGA
- a CDS encoding T9SS type A sorting domain-containing protein, translated as MKRILLTSTLLLSAFLLSAQSMNGGFETWGASAQEPEQPTGWITANLFASPLLTIPNPNPNPTSAFKAGAPDNYMGTWSLRLKTVVLVLNPDSTTIPDTLGACISGSFTMIPSFAMKDRIPFTGRPAILNFAAKYAPNGVDTASVYVQMTKWNGASRDIIMEVWVPINPSTSYNNYSIPLSSSYQLSTLPDSISIGITASSGYYPRVNSELHIDNISFSGWVGIDENDDTAPVTVYPNPVTESLTVDASALGTDLLALEIYDVNGKLVMNTSLRNISSLTLDVRMLPAGTYSYTVRSTLGIGMGNGKFIKE; from the coding sequence ATGAAAAGAATATTACTCACTTCAACCCTGCTGCTGTCGGCCTTCTTGCTGAGTGCGCAGAGCATGAACGGCGGATTCGAGACTTGGGGAGCTTCAGCTCAGGAGCCGGAGCAGCCCACAGGATGGATCACTGCAAATCTTTTTGCTTCGCCCCTTCTGACAATACCTAACCCGAATCCGAACCCCACCTCGGCCTTCAAGGCAGGAGCTCCGGATAATTACATGGGAACCTGGTCGCTCAGACTTAAAACCGTTGTGCTGGTGCTCAACCCGGATTCTACCACCATCCCTGACACACTCGGTGCGTGCATTTCCGGTTCTTTTACCATGATACCCAGTTTTGCGATGAAGGATCGCATCCCCTTCACCGGGCGGCCGGCGATTCTGAATTTCGCCGCAAAATATGCACCAAATGGGGTAGATACTGCTTCTGTATATGTGCAGATGACAAAATGGAACGGAGCGTCTCGTGATATAATCATGGAAGTTTGGGTTCCCATTAATCCTTCAACATCCTACAATAATTACTCCATTCCATTATCCAGCAGTTACCAGCTCAGCACTTTGCCCGACAGCATTTCGATCGGAATCACGGCAAGCAGCGGGTATTATCCGCGGGTGAACAGTGAATTGCACATTGATAATATCAGCTTCAGCGGCTGGGTGGGAATTGATGAGAACGATGATACTGCTCCGGTAACCGTTTATCCGAACCCGGTAACAGAAAGTCTGACGGTGGATGCCTCTGCCCTCGGAACAGATCTGCTGGCGCTGGAGATCTATGATGTGAACGGGAAACTGGTAATGAATACTTCTCTCCGGAATATTTCCTCCCTTACACTGGATGTACGAATGCTCCCGGCAGGAACTTATTCCTATACGGTTCGCAGTACACTGGGCATTGGAATGGGTAATGGAAAGTTTATAAAAGAATAG